The sequence GCTTATAGCTAGCGCCAACGCCCGCCCAATAACCCGAATAGTCATCAGAGCCCATAGAGCCACCGCCAAAACCAATCAGTGACCACTCATCAGTGATCGTTTTTAAGCCAAACGCCCCAATGTAGCCACCGTGTGTTGAACTCGGCATCAATACATAGTCAGAACCAACATTATCATCATCGAACACGGCCACTTCGCCATCATTATAACTGTAACCAGCCATAGGGAAGATTTGCCATCCGAACGGCTCAATGTCGAAATAACTCAGTGGTATAAACGTCCCGATACTGTAGTTATTCTTATAAGCATCGTTGTCGTATTCAGAGCGGCTAAAGTTGAAATTGACGATGCCCAAAGGCAATAGCCATGAACCACCCACTCGCCACTCTTCGCCATCAGCATTGACACGAGCATTGATCATTCGCGCTTCATCAAGCCCGATCGAGCCCGAGAACTTAAGTTCTTCGTTATAAGCAACGCCCGCTTTGGTTACGATTTTAGTCGGATCATCAGGATGCTTCTCTTCAGCCAAAGCATCCGTTGAACCCAGTATTACCGAAGTAACAATTAATAAATTACGTAATGTCATTAGAATGTCGCGCTAACGCCAACAAAGTGAATGCGGCCATCGAAAGAACCATTCAACAAGTTCACTTGTGAACCTGCCAAGTTTCGGTTCATATCAACTGAACCTAAATCTGCGTATTCATAGAAAACGTCAATTAAGATATCATCCCAATAGGTAGATGCTCCTACCGAGTAGCGGTATTGCTCGCCCACTGGAAGGTCAACCCATTGCATTGAAGGATCGTCTTGTGGTGACGTTTCGTAAGAGAAGCCTGCTTTTAAGCGCCAATCAGAGTTAAGTTGGTAATCCGCACCTACTGCAAACTTCCATACATCATCCCAATCACGTTCGATTGGAACGCCGCCTAAGTCAGTTGCTCCGAAATCTAATACCGTTTCGTCCCAAGCACTCCAGCGGTGGAATTGAACGCTTGCCAAGAGATCAAGTTGAGAATTCAATGCATAACTTGCACTGAAGTCAATGATTTCAGGAAGAGCAATATCTGTAGACAAAGAGTTAGCAACATTACCTAAACCTTTCACTTCGTTATTAAACTCGTGTTCTAGCTTAGAGCGATAACTGGCACCTAACTTGAGTTTATCTGTAGGCGTGTACATTACACCTAGGTTATACCCGTAAGCCCAATCAGTATCTTGCTTAGCTGTAAACCCAGAAGTCGACTGCTCGAATGCAGCCCAACTCAATTGAACGCCAGCACCCACTGACCACTGATCATTCAGCTTATAACTCAGTGATGGGGTCACTTGCATTGCGGTCAGGGTAATGTCTTCTAGAAGTGCAGCACCCGCCCAATCACTGCCGTAATCAAGGCTTGAACCACCAACAGCACCCAGCGCAATACCAAGGTGTAATTTGTCTGTGACTTGGTGAGCATGGAAGGCACCAAATGAAGGCATCACTGAATGAGCTTTGCCGTCTGGATTACCATCGTTGTCTTGATATTTCATCTCAAGATCAAACGCCATGGTGTTGATAGTCGTTTTGCTTTCGCCCATGTAAGACATAGTGGCAGGGTTAGTCCACATCGCAGCAGCAGAGCGAGTATAAACACCGTCACCAGCACCAGTAGTACCAGCATTGGCAACGACAGCTTCTTGCAAAAACAGGCCACTTGCGAAAGCATTTAAGCTCGTAAAAATTGCGGTGGCAGCTATAGAGTAAATAAAAGTTTTGTTCATCAGATTGCTCATTTAGCCTTAGACATTAAATTGTTCTAAGGTTACCGCAAAGCCTCATAAACAAAAGGAATATCCATTATTCCTGTACAAACGCTATTTAAACTTTCTGGCGACGTATGGTCGTGGGTTATCTCGATGAATTTCACGTTGAGCAGCAATCGCTCGGTTCTTACCCAAAGCGACCTTTATCTGATACCAAGTCTCGTAGAACACAGCCATTCCGGGGCTTGACCACCAAGTTTTGTTGTAGAGTTTCTTATTAGCAGCGACAACATCTGGCGACCGATTCGCGCACTCAAGTGCCAAAGCATAGGCTTCAGCGTAAGGGTCTTCGGCAACCTTGGTCACCAGTCCATATTCTTTCGCGGTTTCACAGTCGATCACTTTGGCCGTCATCGCCATTTCTAGGGTGTGATCTTTACGCATCAGCTCTCTAAATGCGATAGCGCCTCCCATGTCTGGAATCAAACCCCACTTTGCTTCCAATATCGAGAAGTTCGCATCAGGGCTAGCAATTCTAAAGTCACCGCCACTGACCAATTGCAGACCGCCTCCCCAACAACGACCATGAATCGCAAAAATGACAGGGCATGGAATATCTCGCCAACCCAATGAAAAACGTTGTGCAGCATTAGGCAATGTCGGTAACCATTTAAACAACAGCTTCATCGCCCCAGATTTACTGGTTAAAAGGGACTTAACATCAAGCCCTGAACAAAAATCAGGCCCCTCGCCCTTCACTATTACAGCACGAATCTCAGTGTTCTTTTTCAGCTGAGTCACCATGTTATTCACGCCTTGGAACATTGCCATATCAATAGCATTGAGCTTATCGGGTCGATTCAACACAACCGTCGCAATTTGGTTTTCATCGATAGAACAAGTAATACGATCGAGGTTTGGCATGGTGGCTACCTTATCAGTGGTCAGACCTTTAGATTATACACTTTATTAACATATGCCAAACTTGCACATTAAGAAGCGAGAGCTGTGTTGCTTAACGATTCTCCCTTACATAAACGACATCAACAAAAAAGCAGTGATGGATCGCTCCATTCACTGCTTTTTATTCGTAGCTTTGGTTGCCAATAGCTTTGATTAGCAATGGCTTTAGGTCATGAGCATAAGCTATGTTGTTCGAGATTTCAGTAACAAGAAAATGAAATAACTGCCACCAATAATGGAAACTAACGTACCTGCCGCAAGTTGCGCAGGGAACACCACCACTTGCCCTAACCAATCAGCAAATAACATCAATGCCGCACCAATCAAAAACGATAAGATGATCTGTTCACGAACCAAGCGAGCACCAACCATCGCCGCGATATGTGGAGCCAATAGACCAACAAAGGCGACCGGCCCCATAGTGGTTGTGACCATCGAACATAACACCGCGACAATACACAACAGAGCCACGTAAGCGATGTTGGTGTTCAGCCCTCTAGCACTCGCAAACTGACGGCCAGTTGCAATTAACGTCACCCAACGACTCAACAGTAAAGCAACACCAATACAAACGGTGATCACGATAGCCATGATCGTTGCAGCATCAGGTTCAACACGATACGTAGAGCCAGCTAACCAAGCCAATAAGGTGTATTTCCCCTCACCGACTCGTGTTAAGGAAAATTGTACTAAAGCTTCCAACACTGCGGTCAGCGAGATACCGGTCAGAATTAGGATAGACGGAGCAAACTGATGCTTTTTACCAAGGAACAGCAACAAACAAAGTGCAATCGCACTGCCCAAAAACGCAACCCAAGGGCTTAATGAGTGAATTGAGTATCCCATAAACAAGCTACTGAAAATCAGTGCTAACACCGCACCTGCCGATACACCAAGAATATCCGGGCTTGCAAGTGGGTTGTAAACGAGCCTTTGTAAAATCACACCTGCCACTGCCAAACCGCCACCAGAAAATATTGCAGTTAACATTCTAGGCCAACGAATAGACCATTCAAACGCATCCGGGATAATGAAGTAACCCATATCTGCAGAAGGTTGTAACAATGTGCTTAATGCCAGTAACCCGAAGATCATTCCGCCCAACAAGAAATAAGCCAAAGGTGAAATAGACTTTTGCCCTTTAGGCATAGAGAAGAATAGCTGATCTTGGGCTGACATCTGCTTACGAGCAATAATGATCAAAGCTGGAGCACCAATCACCGCGGTTGCCGTTCCTGTTGGAATCATATCCAAAGACCATTGCGCCAAGAAGATTGCCAAGCTGTCGGTCACACAAAGCAACAGTGCACCTAACACGCAGCTTGCAATGAGTTCAGATTTCGCCTTTAAAAAGCCCAAATGTCTCGCGATATTTGGCGCAATCAAACCAATAAAGCTGATCACACCCACCGAGGTAATCGACACGGAAACTAGCCAAACGCCAATTGCCATTAGTACAAAGAAGGTCGTGCCGATGTTAAGACCACGTGCAGCAGCCCCTTCCGTACCAATCGAAAGCAGAGTCAGAACTCTTGGAGCCAACAGGAAAATAGCAAAGATTGGCAGTAACTTAGGCATCAGCCAAAGCACTTGTTCCCAACCGTTCTGCCCGAGATCACCCGCTCCCCAAACAAACAAGTTTTGCGCATATTGGTCATTAAGCAAAATAATCGCAGTTGCGAATGCGCCTAACAGCAAGTTAACTGCCATACCCGCCAAAACAATCGGTAAACCGCTCATATTTTTAATGCCAACAATGGAGACAATCAGACCCATAGCAAGCAGCGCGCCTATCAGCGCAAACCAAACCGAATATTGAGCAACCAACATTGGCGCGACCACGTTCAGAATGACCAGACCAAGCCACGCCCCTGATGATGTACCGAGTGTAAGTGGAGACATCATGCGGTTCTGCGTTAACTGTTGGAACAAACTACCGATAGTGCCAAGTGTTCCACCAACCAAAATCGCCATCACTAAACGAGGTAAGTTGACATAAATTAATGCCATCAACTCGAATGAATCGTCGACCATTTTATTGAATGTAACGATGTCACTGATCTGTGAGACTTGCTGAAACAACTCACCGATAGGGCCAAATTCAGACTGGCCTAACCATAAATGAATAAGGGCGGCGATAAATAACACCGCCCCCATCATCAAACCACTGGATTTCATTACTGCTCCGCTAACGTCAACAACGATTGCGCCATCGCTTCTGCGTTATACAAAATCGACATAGCACCGCCGTAGCTCCAACTTGCTGCTACAGGGCTAAATTGACCATTACGAACGAAAGGCATGCTCTTCCAAACCGGAGAACGATCTAACTTGTCTTGATATGGGAAAGGTTCGAAGTAAAGCGCAATACCACCCTTAACATTCTTAAGCTCGGTCATACGCTTTTGACTGATGCCCCACTGACTCGCAGGAAGATCCATCGCATTTTCAAAGCCTAGCTGCTCAAGCGCATATTGCGGAATCGAGTTATCACCGTATATGTAAACCGAAGTCGTACTGGCAAAACGGAAAGAGGTCACTTTCGGCTTGTCGCCCGGATACGCTTTATCTAGTTCAGCTTTTAAAACCTCAAGACGTTCGTCCATCGCAGCCAGTTTGTCGTTCGCTTGCTCTTCTTTACCAAGCAATTGGCCTATCTTCTTGAAGTTATCGATAGCCGCCGCCGCATTGCTATGCTGTTCACTGTACGTTTGGTAGTAAAGCACGGGCGCGATTTCTGAAAGTCGCTCCTGAAGATCTTTCTGAGGTGAAGCGATAAGAATCACATCAGGGTTTAGCTTCTTAAGTGCAGAAAAGTTAGGTTCAGTTCGAGTACCAATATCCGCCACACCTTCTGGAATGACAGGTTGAACAACCCAATCGGTGTATCCTGCAATATCTGGCACCGCGACTGGCGTTACGCCTAATTCGACCACTTGCTCTGCAATATCCCAGTTAAGCGCAGCCACTCTAACAGGTTGAGCTTCAAGGGTTTTAATCCCCTCGCTGTCTTCTACTTGAAAGTTGGCCCACGCTTGAGCTGACAACAACAAGCTCAATGAGACAAAGAACGAACTCACTTTAGGAAAACGAGAAGTAAAATAATTGGCTTTCATATAATCACTGTCACTTTTTAAGTGTTTATTTAACGACAAAAGCAGCCCCACAAGCTGCTTAGATTTATGTATTCAAATGAATTAGAACTGGTAGTTCACGCTTAGCTCTACAGACTGCTCTGCGCCAAACCAACAGTTCGATTGGTCGTAACAGGTGTAGTACTCTTCATTAAACAGGTTGTTAACCATCAAATTAGCCGTTGCACCAGATAGTGTGTCGCTTACCTCACCTAAGTCGTAACCCAGAGATAAATCGACAACCGTGTAAGACGGCACTTTGCCTTGAGTGTTTGTCGCATCCATTTCCATCTCACCCATGTAACGAGCGCCAGCACTCCAACGCGTACCTGCCAAAGCACCACCGTACACATAGTAATTACTCCACAAATTCGCAGCGTGTGTCGGTACGTAGATTGGTGTCGTTCCTTCAAGGTCAGGGTTTGCATCTTCCGTTACTTCCATATCGACGTATGTATAGCTCGCGTTCACATCCCAATCTTCCGTTACAAACCATCGGCCTTCGACTTCCACACCTTGAGAGCGTACTTCACCTAATTGGATCTTAGAACGATATGTCGGATCTGATGGTTCTGCTGCAATTGAGTCTTTCTTAGTTATATGGAAGTAAGAAGCCGTAACTTGTTGCGACATATCTGGAGACAGGTATTTGATACCCAACTCGACCTGTTCACCTAGCTGAGGTTTTAAAGAGTTACCATTAATATCAGTACCTGCCGCCGGCTCAAAGCTCGTCGCGTAGCTTACAAACGGAGAAATACCATTATCTAACTCATACAAAGCACCTACACGGTAAGAGAACTGATTATGATCGGCTTCTTCTTTTCCATCATAAGTTGGATAAGAGCTATTTTTATCATCGCTTGCCTTGAACATGTCGTAACGACCACCAGCCAGCAGAACCAATGCGTCGTAGCGAACTTGGTCTTGGAAATATAATCCTAGCTGCTCGGTCGTAATGTCGTGAGATTCACGGTAGTTCTCTTGAAGCTGGCTTTTATCCAAAAGGTCATTGTTCGGGTTGTAAGCATCAAACCCATAGAAGCCCGCATTCGCAGTGAATTCTTTGTACAGAGAATCACCTGCTAGCTTTAGGTAGTCGACACCGAATAGTAAATTATGTTCTAAGCCACTAATTTCTAGGCGACCTGAAACTTGGTTATCGAGAATAAAGCTCTGTGAATCCTCATCCGTACTGTAAGCATTTCGAATTAAACTGCCTGTCGCAGAATTGAAATTAGTCGCGGTGTGGTAAGTATTCTCCTGGTACAGAGATGCATCGGTATAGCGAGCGTTCTGAAGAAAAGTCCAATTATCGTTGATTTGATGATTGATCTTATAGCCTAACATCAAGACTTCACGTTCAAAGGTACTCCAGCTCTTGTCGCCCATGGAGACAGATGGATCACTTGCCTTCAGCACTTCAAGCGGCATTGCGGAGTTAGTACCCATTGACGGATCATTTTGATAGTAAAGGTTGAAGTTAATAAGTGTTCTATCAGAGACCTGCCAATCTAGTGAAGGAGCAATCACATAGCGCTCTTCTTCGGCGTGATCGACTTGGCTGTCTTGTTTACGAGCGAGTGCTACCAAGCGGTAAGAAAAGCCACTGTCCCCCAATTGACCTGTTGTATCAATTGACGCTTCCATAAGATTTCTTGAGCCAGTAGATACTCCTACTTTTGTGGCCCCGTCTTCTTGCGGCGTCTTTGCAATCATGTTGACCATACCACCCGGTGGCATAGCTCCATACAACACAGACGTAGGGCCTTTAAACACTTCAACTTGCTGAATCGCAATAGGGTCTATTTGAGGTTGTAAGTTCCAACCAGTAAGGAACGGAAGTACCAAACCATCGTAGTAGCTTTGGTTATTACTAAAGCCACGAATCGAGAACGTATCGTACATCGTTACTGATGCGCCCTTCTGCTCGGTTACAACACCCGGCGCGTATCTAAGCGCTTGGTTGAGGGACTTCACACCTCGTTGCTCTAACTGTTCTTCATCAATAACGGTAATACCTTGAGGCGTTTCTTCTGGCTCAAGTGCCGACTTAGTCGCGGTATTACGATAGGCTTTACCCATAATCGTAACAGTTTCTACATTCGAATCTGCTGCTGTAGCTGTCTCTTCCGCCAAGGCTTGCGCTGAAAATGCAGTGAGCAACGCCACTGCTAGTGATGAATACTTAAAACGAGTGTGAGTGGTCATGATTCCCTCGGTGCCAATGCTTAATATAAATAATAATAAATCTCATTTGCATTGTATGTATCTATGAATGGGATAATTAACAATTTGGTGCAAACTCACAAAGAACTTGGCCTATTTTCAATGGAATCAGGTCAATTGCTGATTAAAAGCACAATTTACCTTATCAGTAGCAAGGCTTTGCTAGGAAGGGAATGACGAGGATATGACTACGATTTAATAATAGGAACCCAATACTCCATCTCAGCGTCAGAGGCGTGAGCTTGATAGCCAAATGGGTACACTTCGAGTTCATAGCCATCGACACCGCGATAACCCGAACTCGGTAACCAATTAAGAACAAACCAACTCAAGGTATATCGCAGGTTCTCTATAGGCCCGCAATGCTTCACCACGGCATAGGTTTGCTTGGGGATAGTCAGCACTTTTAACTTTTCAGAAATTAGACTTGGTAGTTGCGGAATTGAAACTTCGTCATCAAGCTCGACACCTGCCCAATAATGAATGTTAGTCCCGTCGAAGCATGACTGAGTGAGATCGATAACACCAATAAACTGCAGTGCGTTGTCATCGGGCAAACTCACCTCACTTTCCAAGCGTGACCATAACTGAGGGACTTTTTGTGCAAAATCTTGCGTCAGCGAAAACAAGCCGCTGATTTCTGATGTTATGCCTTTAACAAGGAAAGACTCTCTTTCGTCAATACGAACTTCAACAAAACTCAGAGCGCCTTTTTCTTCTGCGCTGACAGTTTCAGACACTTGTATCGGCTTTCTTAGCCCTACTCTTTTGCCCGCTTTTCTATATTGGCTTGGGCTTGCCCCAAACATCTGTTTAAACGAACGACTAAAGCTAATCTCTGAATTGAACCCAAGACCAAGTGCAACATCAATGACACGCTCTTTCCCATCAAGCAACTCTTCAGCCGCCTGACTTAACTTTAGTTCTCTCACATAGTTGGCCACAGTAAGCCCTGTTTCCGCTTGAAACACTCTTTGCAGTTGCCAGCGAGACCAACAGCTCTGTTTCGCAATATCTTCTAGCGATAGTGCCGAACTAAGGTTCGCATGGATATAAGCCAATACGCGGCTGATACGGTCAAATGCAGGAGTGTTCATAGTCACGCTTTTATAATCTCGATAGTGGTAACAATTAAGTCTATACAGGAATACTTTTTAACATTTAAAGCGACTTTTATCACTTAATAATGGCCAAGGCGCATTCAATTTATAAATTTTTCAAACCAAGAGTTCTCTGAAGAGATGCACCATTTTGTATGGTTATCGTCAATGAGGTTCGCTATGATAACGCAACTGATTCTCATTTAATGGTTTAAAATGCTTTCCCAGCTGCACAATATTGCCACTCGTCGCAGAGCCCCCTCCCTGCACCAGAAAATCTTCGCTTACTCAAAACAAATAACGCCTTATCTAAGTGGAAGTTATGGCTCTCTGAGCAGCAAAAGCATCGCAATGACAAACGATAAGAGCCATATCGAGATCAAACGCGTTTACGATGGCTTAGCGGAAAATCATTCTGAAGCAGGAAAAGCGTATTGGTTGACGCGAACTTGGGATCTAGTTTGCTGGCAGCCTATCTATGTGACCTTCGTATCTATCTACGGCCTTCACTCATTGCCAGATATCAAGAATATCGGTCAGTTTAGGTACAAAGAGTTTGTGACAGGGTATCGCTTCTTCAATGGTGACCATCAACACGGTTCACCTGAGGAGTTGATACCTAAAGCTGGCGAAGCCATACTTGCACTCACTGAGTTTTATCGCAGCCAAATAAGTGAATGGACACGCATCCGCCCTGGTTTTACTAACCATTTGCTGGCGGATCTACTGTTAGGCAGTTTGATCAAATTGCAGCAGCATGAACCGAGCCTGACCAACGACTACATCACAGCACAAGCTAAGCTTTGGTTAGAAGCATGCCAATTACCTGAAAGTCACTTAGACAGCCTCAAGGTCGATGCCGATTCAGGAATGCTTAAACTGATTAGAGTCAGCTGTTGCTTAGTTTACAAATGCGATTCGGGAAAGTATTGCGACGATTGCCCTAGACACCCTGACAACAAAAAACTGGCTCAATAACACCCTCTATTTTTAAAGACCAATAAAGTATGTTTGATTTCATTAAGCGTTTTATTGGTCTAAACATAGGACTGACATGTTTCAGCTTTCAAACATCAAAATCGTTCGTGATAATAGAACCATTCTCTTAATTGAAGACCTTACGATTCCGACCAATGAACTCACTGTTGTTCTTGGTCACAACGGTTCAGGTAAATCTACACTCGTTAATTTGCTATCAGGACAGATGTCACCGGATCATGGCAACGTTGAATTAGACGGCACATCTCTTTCTTCATTAAAAAGCAAAGACTTGGCCAAAAAGATTGCATACTTACCGCAAAAACTTCCTGCTTCTGCTGGCTTAACCGTCGAAGAACTGGTTCGTTTAGGGCGCTTCCCATGGAGAGGCGCACTAGGTCGTTGGAATTCAGAAGATAAGTCGATCATCCAGCAAGCAATGGAAAGAACCGGTGTTACTGAATTCTCACAAGCATTAGCAGATGATTTGTCTGGTGGTGAACGTCAACGTGCGTGGGTCTCTATGTTGCTGGCTCAACAGTCGCCGGTACTGATCCTTGATGAACCCACTTCAGCATTGGATGTACATCACCAATTCCAACTGATGGGTTTACTGTCTGAGCTGAACAAAAAGGAAGGCGTCGGTGTTATCGTGATTCTTCACGACTTGAACCTTGCACTGCGCTACGCGACACACATCGTTGCTCTGAAGAAAGGTCAGATTGCCTTTGAAGGCAGCGCGGATAAGTTACTTGATGAACAAGCGCTATCGGCTTTGTATGAGTCCCCAATTCGACTTATCGATCATCCAGTTCCAGCTAAGACAGCTGCAAGCGAGAAGGTCGCCGTTGTTTGCGAGTAACCCGAAGAATCAAAGTTAAGTGAATGAGGTACTCATTCTTTGGATAACTCACCAGCATAACGAGTGAAAACAGAGTAAATGTTTCCTTAAACTTAAATCAACACAAGCTACACTAATACCACCTCATGAAATCAAGAGACTTCAATGAACACTTATCACCGCATTCTATGCTCTGCTTTGGCACTTGTTGTGTCCGGTCCTATTGCCTCAACGGCGGCCTTCGCCTGGCAAGCCGAGAAGATCACCGACGGACTCGTGATCCCTTGGGGACTGGCTTATGTCAACGATAAGTCCATGTTAGTCACAGAGAAAGCAGGCGTCATTAAACATGTCGATTTAAAAACAGGCGATCAAAACACACTGTTCAGGCTGCCCAATGTATGGGCGAAAGGCCAAGGTGGATTATTGGATATCGCACTCTCCCCTTTTGAAAACGGAAAGTTTTACGTCACTTACAGTAAAGGCGTCGATGGTGAAGGCGTAACGACACTGGCTTCTGCTAATTACAGCAATAATGAAGTCACCCATTGGACAGACGTGTTTGTATCTAAATCCAGAACGGACACAGGACGTCACTTTGGTAGCCGTATCACCTTTGATGATAGCCACCTGTATTTTTCAATCGGTGATCGAGGTGATCGAGACAACGGCCAAGACACTATGACTCACGCCGGATCAATATTACGACTGAATGCCGATGGAAGCACGCCAAGCGACAACCCTTTCATAAATAACGACAAGGTTCTCGACGAGATTTGGAGTTTCGGTCACCGCAACCCGCAAGGGCTTTTCTATGATTTCCCAAGTCAAAAGCTTTGGTCTATAGAACACGGTCCGCGTGGCGGTGATGAAATCAACTTAATAAAAGCAGGAGCTAAC is a genomic window of Vibrio crassostreae containing:
- a CDS encoding OmpP1/FadL family transporter, which produces MNKTFIYSIAATAIFTSLNAFASGLFLQEAVVANAGTTGAGDGVYTRSAAAMWTNPATMSYMGESKTTINTMAFDLEMKYQDNDGNPDGKAHSVMPSFGAFHAHQVTDKLHLGIALGAVGGSSLDYGSDWAGAALLEDITLTAMQVTPSLSYKLNDQWSVGAGVQLSWAAFEQSTSGFTAKQDTDWAYGYNLGVMYTPTDKLKLGASYRSKLEHEFNNEVKGLGNVANSLSTDIALPEIIDFSASYALNSQLDLLASVQFHRWSAWDETVLDFGATDLGGVPIERDWDDVWKFAVGADYQLNSDWRLKAGFSYETSPQDDPSMQWVDLPVGEQYRYSVGASTYWDDILIDVFYEYADLGSVDMNRNLAGSQVNLLNGSFDGRIHFVGVSATF
- a CDS encoding crotonase/enoyl-CoA hydratase family protein, encoding MPNLDRITCSIDENQIATVVLNRPDKLNAIDMAMFQGVNNMVTQLKKNTEIRAVIVKGEGPDFCSGLDVKSLLTSKSGAMKLLFKWLPTLPNAAQRFSLGWRDIPCPVIFAIHGRCWGGGLQLVSGGDFRIASPDANFSILEAKWGLIPDMGGAIAFRELMRKDHTLEMAMTAKVIDCETAKEYGLVTKVAEDPYAEAYALALECANRSPDVVAANKKLYNKTWWSSPGMAVFYETWYQIKVALGKNRAIAAQREIHRDNPRPYVARKFK
- the fhuB gene encoding Fe(3+)-hydroxamate ABC transporter permease FhuB, producing the protein MKSSGLMMGAVLFIAALIHLWLGQSEFGPIGELFQQVSQISDIVTFNKMVDDSFELMALIYVNLPRLVMAILVGGTLGTIGSLFQQLTQNRMMSPLTLGTSSGAWLGLVILNVVAPMLVAQYSVWFALIGALLAMGLIVSIVGIKNMSGLPIVLAGMAVNLLLGAFATAIILLNDQYAQNLFVWGAGDLGQNGWEQVLWLMPKLLPIFAIFLLAPRVLTLLSIGTEGAAARGLNIGTTFFVLMAIGVWLVSVSITSVGVISFIGLIAPNIARHLGFLKAKSELIASCVLGALLLCVTDSLAIFLAQWSLDMIPTGTATAVIGAPALIIIARKQMSAQDQLFFSMPKGQKSISPLAYFLLGGMIFGLLALSTLLQPSADMGYFIIPDAFEWSIRWPRMLTAIFSGGGLAVAGVILQRLVYNPLASPDILGVSAGAVLALIFSSLFMGYSIHSLSPWVAFLGSAIALCLLLFLGKKHQFAPSILILTGISLTAVLEALVQFSLTRVGEGKYTLLAWLAGSTYRVEPDAATIMAIVITVCIGVALLLSRWVTLIATGRQFASARGLNTNIAYVALLCIVAVLCSMVTTTMGPVAFVGLLAPHIAAMVGARLVREQIILSFLIGAALMLFADWLGQVVVFPAQLAAGTLVSIIGGSYFIFLLLKSRTT
- a CDS encoding iron-siderophore ABC transporter substrate-binding protein; this translates as MKANYFTSRFPKVSSFFVSLSLLLSAQAWANFQVEDSEGIKTLEAQPVRVAALNWDIAEQVVELGVTPVAVPDIAGYTDWVVQPVIPEGVADIGTRTEPNFSALKKLNPDVILIASPQKDLQERLSEIAPVLYYQTYSEQHSNAAAAIDNFKKIGQLLGKEEQANDKLAAMDERLEVLKAELDKAYPGDKPKVTSFRFASTTSVYIYGDNSIPQYALEQLGFENAMDLPASQWGISQKRMTELKNVKGGIALYFEPFPYQDKLDRSPVWKSMPFVRNGQFSPVAASWSYGGAMSILYNAEAMAQSLLTLAEQ
- a CDS encoding TonB-dependent siderophore receptor yields the protein MTTHTRFKYSSLAVALLTAFSAQALAEETATAADSNVETVTIMGKAYRNTATKSALEPEETPQGITVIDEEQLEQRGVKSLNQALRYAPGVVTEQKGASVTMYDTFSIRGFSNNQSYYDGLVLPFLTGWNLQPQIDPIAIQQVEVFKGPTSVLYGAMPPGGMVNMIAKTPQEDGATKVGVSTGSRNLMEASIDTTGQLGDSGFSYRLVALARKQDSQVDHAEEERYVIAPSLDWQVSDRTLINFNLYYQNDPSMGTNSAMPLEVLKASDPSVSMGDKSWSTFEREVLMLGYKINHQINDNWTFLQNARYTDASLYQENTYHTATNFNSATGSLIRNAYSTDEDSQSFILDNQVSGRLEISGLEHNLLFGVDYLKLAGDSLYKEFTANAGFYGFDAYNPNNDLLDKSQLQENYRESHDITTEQLGLYFQDQVRYDALVLLAGGRYDMFKASDDKNSSYPTYDGKEEADHNQFSYRVGALYELDNGISPFVSYATSFEPAAGTDINGNSLKPQLGEQVELGIKYLSPDMSQQVTASYFHITKKDSIAAEPSDPTYRSKIQLGEVRSQGVEVEGRWFVTEDWDVNASYTYVDMEVTEDANPDLEGTTPIYVPTHAANLWSNYYVYGGALAGTRWSAGARYMGEMEMDATNTQGKVPSYTVVDLSLGYDLGEVSDTLSGATANLMVNNLFNEEYYTCYDQSNCWFGAEQSVELSVNYQF
- a CDS encoding AraC family transcriptional regulator — translated: MNTPAFDRISRVLAYIHANLSSALSLEDIAKQSCWSRWQLQRVFQAETGLTVANYVRELKLSQAAEELLDGKERVIDVALGLGFNSEISFSRSFKQMFGASPSQYRKAGKRVGLRKPIQVSETVSAEEKGALSFVEVRIDERESFLVKGITSEISGLFSLTQDFAQKVPQLWSRLESEVSLPDDNALQFIGVIDLTQSCFDGTNIHYWAGVELDDEVSIPQLPSLISEKLKVLTIPKQTYAVVKHCGPIENLRYTLSWFVLNWLPSSGYRGVDGYELEVYPFGYQAHASDAEMEYWVPIIKS
- a CDS encoding siderophore ferric iron reductase — its product is MLSQLHNIATRRRAPSLHQKIFAYSKQITPYLSGSYGSLSSKSIAMTNDKSHIEIKRVYDGLAENHSEAGKAYWLTRTWDLVCWQPIYVTFVSIYGLHSLPDIKNIGQFRYKEFVTGYRFFNGDHQHGSPEELIPKAGEAILALTEFYRSQISEWTRIRPGFTNHLLADLLLGSLIKLQQHEPSLTNDYITAQAKLWLEACQLPESHLDSLKVDADSGMLKLIRVSCCLVYKCDSGKYCDDCPRHPDNKKLAQ
- a CDS encoding ABC transporter ATP-binding protein — encoded protein: MFQLSNIKIVRDNRTILLIEDLTIPTNELTVVLGHNGSGKSTLVNLLSGQMSPDHGNVELDGTSLSSLKSKDLAKKIAYLPQKLPASAGLTVEELVRLGRFPWRGALGRWNSEDKSIIQQAMERTGVTEFSQALADDLSGGERQRAWVSMLLAQQSPVLILDEPTSALDVHHQFQLMGLLSELNKKEGVGVIVILHDLNLALRYATHIVALKKGQIAFEGSADKLLDEQALSALYESPIRLIDHPVPAKTAASEKVAVVCE
- a CDS encoding PQQ-dependent sugar dehydrogenase — encoded protein: MNTYHRILCSALALVVSGPIASTAAFAWQAEKITDGLVIPWGLAYVNDKSMLVTEKAGVIKHVDLKTGDQNTLFRLPNVWAKGQGGLLDIALSPFENGKFYVTYSKGVDGEGVTTLASANYSNNEVTHWTDVFVSKSRTDTGRHFGSRITFDDSHLYFSIGDRGDRDNGQDTMTHAGSILRLNADGSTPSDNPFINNDKVLDEIWSFGHRNPQGLFYDFPSQKLWSIEHGPRGGDEINLIKAGANYGWPVTSHGKEYWGPISVGESETKEGIEAPKKVYVPSIAPGSLIVYQGNKYPELQGKLLAGALKLTHINIVTVNGQGEAIEEERILEDLGERIRDIETSPNGDIFFSTDNGNLYRLKK